The following coding sequences lie in one Paracidovorax avenae genomic window:
- the ftsW gene encoding putative lipid II flippase FtsW — protein sequence MNAGAAASSPQGLRQRMAGWFGRGAAPAADVLPVRVGGTEYRQTTTTPARVLGFDQALLWVVVALLAWGLVMVYSASIAMPDNPRFGKIAPTHFLMRHIFALAMGFVAALLAFQVPMSVWERVAPWLFVLSIVLLVAVLVPHVGTVVNGARRWLSLGIMNFQPSELAKFAVLIYAADYMVRKMEVKERFFRAVLPMGVAVAVVGVLLLAEPDMGAFMVIAIIAMGILFLGGVNARMFFLIAAVLVLAFAIMVMGSPWRRERIFAYLDPFSEAHALGKGYQLSHSLIAIGRGEIFGVGLGGSVEKLHWLPEAHTDFLLAVIGEEFGLAGVLVVIALFFWMTRRIMHIGRQAIALDRVFAGLVAQGVAIWMGFQAFINMGVNLGALPTKGLTLPLMSFGGSAILMNLVAIAVVLRVDYENKHLMRGGRV from the coding sequence ATGAACGCGGGCGCTGCTGCATCGTCTCCGCAGGGCCTGCGCCAGCGGATGGCCGGCTGGTTCGGCCGCGGCGCCGCGCCCGCGGCCGACGTGTTGCCCGTGCGCGTGGGCGGCACGGAGTACCGCCAGACCACGACCACCCCGGCGCGCGTGCTCGGGTTCGACCAGGCCCTGCTCTGGGTGGTGGTGGCGCTGCTGGCCTGGGGGCTGGTCATGGTCTATTCGGCCTCCATCGCCATGCCGGACAACCCGCGCTTCGGCAAGATCGCGCCCACGCATTTCCTCATGCGCCACATCTTCGCGCTGGCAATGGGCTTCGTGGCGGCGCTGCTCGCTTTCCAGGTGCCCATGTCCGTGTGGGAGCGGGTGGCGCCCTGGCTGTTCGTGCTTTCCATCGTCCTGCTGGTGGCCGTGCTCGTGCCGCACGTGGGGACGGTGGTCAACGGCGCGCGGCGCTGGCTGTCGTTGGGCATCATGAATTTCCAGCCCTCCGAACTCGCGAAGTTCGCGGTGCTGATCTACGCGGCCGACTACATGGTCCGCAAGATGGAAGTGAAGGAGCGCTTCTTCCGCGCCGTGCTGCCCATGGGCGTGGCGGTGGCGGTCGTGGGCGTGCTGCTGCTGGCCGAGCCCGACATGGGGGCCTTCATGGTGATCGCCATCATCGCCATGGGCATCCTGTTCCTGGGCGGCGTCAACGCCCGCATGTTCTTCCTCATCGCCGCCGTGCTGGTGCTGGCCTTCGCCATCATGGTCATGGGCAGCCCCTGGCGGCGTGAGCGGATCTTCGCCTACCTCGACCCCTTCAGCGAGGCGCACGCGCTCGGCAAGGGCTACCAGCTGTCGCACTCGCTCATCGCCATCGGCCGCGGCGAGATCTTCGGCGTCGGCCTGGGCGGCAGCGTGGAGAAGCTGCACTGGCTGCCCGAAGCCCACACCGACTTCCTGCTCGCCGTGATCGGCGAGGAATTCGGCCTCGCCGGGGTGCTGGTCGTGATCGCGCTGTTCTTCTGGATGACGCGCCGCATCATGCACATCGGCCGCCAGGCCATCGCCCTGGACCGCGTCTTCGCGGGCCTCGTCGCGCAGGGCGTGGCGATCTGGATGGGCTTCCAGGCCTTCATCAACATGGGCGTGAACCTCGGCGCCTTGCCCACCAAGGGCCTGACCCTGCCGCTCATGAGCTTCGGCGGCTCGGCCATCCTCATGAACCTCGTCGCGATTGCGGTGGTGCTGCGCGTCGACTATGAAAACAAGCACCTCATGCGCGGAGGCCGCGTATGA
- a CDS encoding D-alanine--D-alanine ligase, whose translation MGGDSAEREVSLMSGGGVLQALRARGVDAHAFDPSQSDLSELKSHGYARCFIALHGRHGEDGTVQGSLELLGIPYTGPGVMASSIAMDKIMTKRIWRFEGLPTPDWRLVSSAAETAQALKDLGSPMIVKPSREGSTIGLTKVTSPGQCEQAYRLASRYDPEVLCEQFIDGEETTCPVLGQGAGAHALPVIRIVAPEGNYDYQNKYFTDVTQYHCPSGLPGQEEREIQRLVVEAFRTLQCRGWARADIMIRASDRKPFLLEINTSPGMTGHSLVPMSARAMGVSYEELCLRILAGASLDARQGQVDAAGHPGAA comes from the coding sequence ATGGGCGGCGACTCCGCCGAGCGGGAGGTCTCGCTCATGTCCGGCGGCGGCGTGCTGCAGGCGCTGCGCGCGCGCGGCGTGGACGCGCACGCCTTCGACCCGTCGCAGTCCGACCTCTCGGAGCTCAAGAGCCACGGCTATGCGCGCTGCTTCATCGCGCTGCACGGCCGGCATGGCGAGGACGGCACCGTGCAGGGCTCGCTGGAGCTGCTGGGCATTCCCTACACCGGCCCGGGCGTGATGGCGTCGTCCATCGCGATGGACAAGATCATGACCAAGCGCATCTGGCGCTTCGAGGGCCTGCCCACGCCGGACTGGCGGCTGGTATCGAGCGCCGCCGAGACCGCGCAGGCGCTCAAGGACCTGGGCTCGCCCATGATCGTCAAGCCCTCGCGCGAGGGCTCGACCATCGGGCTGACCAAGGTCACCTCGCCCGGCCAGTGCGAGCAGGCCTACCGCCTTGCCTCGCGCTACGACCCCGAAGTGCTGTGCGAGCAGTTCATCGACGGCGAGGAAACCACCTGCCCCGTGCTGGGGCAGGGCGCTGGCGCCCATGCGCTGCCGGTGATCCGCATCGTGGCGCCCGAGGGCAACTACGACTACCAGAACAAGTACTTCACCGACGTCACGCAGTACCACTGCCCCAGCGGCCTGCCCGGGCAGGAGGAGCGCGAGATCCAGCGCCTGGTGGTGGAGGCGTTCCGCACGCTGCAGTGCCGCGGCTGGGCCCGCGCCGACATCATGATCCGCGCGAGCGACCGCAAGCCCTTCCTGCTGGAGATCAACACCTCTCCCGGCATGACCGGCCATTCGCTGGTGCCCATGTCGGCGCGCGCCATGGGCGTGAGCTACGAGGAACTGTGCCTGCGCATCCTGGCGGGGGCGTCGCTCGACGCACGCCAGGGCCAGGTGGACGCCGCAGGACATCCGGGAGCCGCATGA
- a CDS encoding cell division protein FtsQ/DivIB: MTTNTLPAPLDVKLMNWTATVLFVGCAAAVLVAAGSWARHHPMFAIGRIVVQGELVHNNAVTLRANVGPHLVGNFFTMDLAAVREAFEQVPWVRRALVRREFPNGLRVELQEHDAFAYWGPEEGSTLLSTRGEVFDASADDLEDDELPRLQGPQGQSEAVMRMYQRLAPVVEPLGARLATLELSTRGSWRASLSGGAALELGGGTPEDVEARTRRFVRTVARVAAQYGRRPDALESADLRHPDGYALRLRGVTTVEGDAPRAVRAAVRRMPPRNR; this comes from the coding sequence ATGACCACGAACACGCTGCCCGCACCGCTGGACGTGAAGCTCATGAACTGGACCGCGACGGTCCTGTTCGTGGGCTGCGCCGCGGCCGTGCTGGTGGCCGCCGGCTCGTGGGCGCGGCACCACCCGATGTTCGCTATCGGGCGCATCGTGGTGCAGGGCGAGCTGGTCCACAACAACGCGGTGACGCTGCGCGCCAATGTCGGCCCGCACCTGGTGGGCAACTTCTTCACCATGGACCTGGCCGCCGTGCGCGAAGCCTTCGAGCAGGTGCCGTGGGTGCGCCGCGCGCTGGTGCGGCGCGAGTTCCCCAACGGCCTGCGCGTGGAACTGCAGGAGCACGACGCCTTCGCCTACTGGGGGCCGGAGGAGGGATCGACCCTGCTCAGCACCCGCGGCGAGGTTTTCGATGCCAGCGCCGACGACCTGGAAGACGACGAATTGCCCCGCCTGCAGGGCCCGCAGGGCCAGTCGGAAGCGGTGATGCGCATGTACCAGCGGCTCGCCCCGGTGGTGGAGCCCCTGGGCGCGCGCCTCGCGACGCTGGAGCTGTCCACGCGTGGCAGCTGGCGGGCGTCGCTGTCGGGCGGCGCGGCGCTGGAGCTGGGCGGCGGCACGCCGGAAGACGTCGAGGCACGCACGCGGCGCTTCGTGCGCACCGTGGCGCGCGTGGCGGCCCAGTACGGGCGCCGGCCCGACGCGCTGGAATCCGCCGACCTGCGCCATCCCGACGGCTACGCGCTGCGGCTGCGCGGGGTGACCACCGTCGAGGGCGACGCACCGCGCGCCGTGCGGGCGGCCGTGCGCCGCATGCCTCCAAGGAATCGCTGA
- the ftsA gene encoding cell division protein FtsA, protein MAREYKDVVVGLDIGTAKVMAVVAEVLPGGDLKLAGLGVAPSNGLKRGVVVNIDATVQSIQQALKEAELMADCKIQRVYTGITGSHIRGLNSSGMVAVKDKEVTPADVARVVETAKAINISSDQRLLLVEPQEFVIDGQDVREPIGMSGIRLEAKIHIVTGAQSAAENIIKCVRRCGLEVEQLMLNPLASSQAVLTDDERELGVAVVDVGAGTTDVAIFTGGAIRHTAVIPIAGDLITSDIAMALRTPTKDAEDIKVESGYAKQLLADPEAQVEVPGLGDRSPRMLSKQALAGVIEPRVEEIFSLVQQVIRESGYEEVLSSGIVLTGGSAIMPGMVELGEDIFLKPVRRGIPKYSSALSDMVAQPRAATVMGLLEEARQARLRGFKVAQKSGSVKTAFGRFKDFIIGNF, encoded by the coding sequence ATGGCACGAGAATACAAAGACGTGGTGGTGGGGCTGGACATCGGGACGGCCAAGGTGATGGCCGTGGTGGCCGAGGTGCTCCCCGGCGGCGACCTGAAACTGGCCGGCCTGGGCGTGGCCCCGAGCAACGGGCTCAAGCGCGGCGTGGTCGTCAACATCGACGCCACGGTGCAGAGCATCCAGCAGGCCCTGAAAGAGGCCGAGCTGATGGCCGACTGCAAGATCCAGCGCGTCTACACGGGCATCACCGGCAGCCACATCCGGGGCCTGAACTCCAGCGGCATGGTGGCCGTCAAGGACAAGGAAGTCACTCCCGCCGACGTGGCGCGCGTGGTCGAGACCGCCAAGGCCATCAACATCTCCTCCGACCAGCGCCTGCTGCTCGTGGAACCGCAGGAATTCGTGATCGACGGGCAGGACGTGCGCGAGCCCATCGGCATGAGCGGCATCCGGCTGGAGGCCAAGATCCACATCGTGACCGGCGCACAGAGCGCGGCCGAGAACATCATCAAGTGCGTGCGCCGCTGCGGCCTGGAGGTGGAGCAGCTCATGCTGAACCCGCTCGCCTCCAGCCAGGCGGTGCTGACCGACGACGAGCGCGAGCTCGGCGTGGCCGTGGTGGACGTGGGCGCGGGCACGACCGACGTGGCCATCTTCACGGGCGGGGCCATCCGCCACACCGCCGTGATCCCGATCGCCGGCGACCTCATCACCAGCGACATCGCCATGGCGCTGCGCACGCCCACCAAGGATGCCGAGGACATCAAGGTCGAGAGCGGCTACGCCAAGCAGCTCCTGGCCGATCCCGAGGCGCAGGTGGAGGTGCCGGGCCTGGGCGACCGCAGCCCCCGCATGCTGAGCAAGCAGGCGCTCGCCGGCGTGATCGAGCCGCGCGTGGAGGAGATCTTCTCGCTGGTGCAGCAGGTGATCCGCGAGTCGGGCTACGAGGAGGTGCTCTCCTCGGGCATCGTGCTCACGGGCGGCAGCGCCATCATGCCCGGCATGGTGGAACTGGGCGAGGACATCTTCCTCAAGCCCGTGCGCCGCGGCATTCCGAAGTATTCCAGCGCGTTGTCCGACATGGTGGCCCAGCCCCGTGCTGCTACCGTCATGGGTTTGCTCGAAGAGGCGCGGCAGGCACGCCTGCGCGGCTTCAAGGTGGCCCAGAAGAGCGGCTCGGTGAAGACGGCCTTCGGACGGTTCAAGGATTTCATCATCGGGAACTTCTGA
- the ftsZ gene encoding cell division protein FtsZ: MTIEMIEAEEFNQGTQIKVIGVGGGGGNAVEHMISRQVQGVEFVCANTDAQALTRSSAHRVIQLGHSGLGAGSKPEKAREAAEAAQEDIRQAIQGAHMLFITAGMGGGTGTGAAPVIARVAKEMGILTVGVVTKPFDWEGGRRMQNADNGLAELEANVDSLIVVLNEKLLEVLGDDITQDEAFAHANDVLKNAVGGIAEIINEYGHVNVDFEDVRTVMGEPGKAMMGTATASGPDRARIAAEQAVACPLLEGIDLSGAKGVLVLVTAAKGSLKLSESRLAMSTINAYASPDAHVIYGAAYDDSLGDDIRVTVVATGLSRANARRQPISVVQGGLRTGTDNIAYQMPIAGAAVGAAGGLVGGAASQADYGNMSVPSVWRTNRTQAAARVDALSSGGMDDLEIPAFLRKQAD, from the coding sequence ATGACCATCGAAATGATCGAAGCCGAAGAATTCAACCAGGGCACGCAGATCAAGGTGATCGGTGTCGGCGGCGGCGGCGGCAATGCCGTCGAGCACATGATCTCGCGCCAGGTGCAGGGCGTGGAGTTCGTGTGTGCCAATACCGATGCGCAGGCGCTCACCCGCAGCAGCGCGCACCGCGTCATCCAGCTGGGCCACAGCGGCCTGGGCGCCGGCAGCAAGCCCGAGAAGGCCCGCGAGGCCGCCGAGGCCGCGCAGGAAGACATCCGCCAGGCCATCCAGGGCGCGCACATGCTGTTCATCACCGCCGGCATGGGCGGCGGCACCGGCACCGGCGCCGCACCCGTGATCGCACGCGTGGCCAAGGAGATGGGCATCCTCACCGTGGGCGTGGTCACCAAGCCCTTCGACTGGGAGGGCGGCCGCCGCATGCAGAACGCCGACAACGGCCTGGCCGAGCTGGAAGCCAACGTCGATTCGCTGATCGTCGTGCTCAACGAGAAGCTGCTGGAAGTGCTGGGCGACGACATCACCCAGGACGAAGCCTTCGCGCACGCCAACGACGTGCTGAAGAACGCCGTGGGCGGCATCGCCGAGATCATCAACGAGTACGGCCACGTCAACGTCGACTTCGAGGACGTGCGCACCGTGATGGGCGAGCCCGGCAAGGCCATGATGGGCACGGCCACCGCCAGCGGTCCCGACCGCGCCCGCATCGCCGCCGAGCAGGCCGTGGCCTGCCCGCTGCTGGAAGGCATCGACCTCTCGGGCGCCAAGGGCGTGCTGGTGCTGGTCACGGCCGCCAAGGGCAGCCTCAAGCTGTCCGAGTCGCGCCTGGCGATGAGCACGATCAACGCCTACGCCTCGCCCGATGCGCACGTCATCTACGGCGCCGCCTACGACGACAGCCTGGGCGACGACATCCGCGTCACCGTCGTGGCGACCGGCCTGTCGCGCGCCAACGCGCGCCGCCAGCCGATCTCCGTGGTGCAGGGCGGCCTGCGCACCGGCACCGACAACATCGCCTACCAGATGCCCATCGCAGGTGCCGCCGTGGGCGCGGCCGGTGGCCTGGTGGGTGGTGCTGCATCGCAGGCCGACTACGGCAACATGTCGGTGCCCAGCGTCTGGCGCACCAACCGCACGCAGGCCGCGGCCCGCGTGGATGCGCTGTCCTCGGGCGGCATGGACGACCTGGAGATCCCCGCCTTCCTGCGCAAGCAGGCGGACTGA
- the murD gene encoding UDP-N-acetylmuramoyl-L-alanine--D-glutamate ligase — MNPIDRDLHPAAGVPLGAEAAPWPRPAAVAEEAPAPAESPAADSPVAEGATAEGPAGGDAPARAIEAALTVDAPAAVEAAGTLEPAAETGAQPVALADGIDMTAPRVSAAQEAAEFVARIFADVQAEASPAADPADAREAPVGEAAGAQVPADGEEPAEPLGRPADTLRPLAGRRILILGLGASGLAMARWCVRCGAGDVTVADTREAPPQLAVLQSELPGVRFVAGAFDAALVQGQGLDAVYRSPGLAPDTVAPVFVAAAAEGIATGGELGLFSMALAALKDSHGYAPAVLAVTGTNGKTTVTSLTGLLVECAGRSVAVAGNIGPTLLDTLGRHLDADTLPQAWVLELSSFQLEGAAGFEPTAATVLNVTQDHLDWHGDMQAYARAKARIFGESGLMVLNREDAAVMGMLPPPVRLKLQKPQLRAHVTFGADMPQRPGDFGIETVNGMAWLVRAQESDETAKRTRSHAEEDLHIQRLMPADALRIRGRHNAVNALAALALAHAAGCPFAPMLYALREYRGEPHRVEPLGRVNEVEYFDDSKGTNVGATVAALGGLGADRRVVVILGGDGKGQDFSPLAMPVSRYVRAAVLIGRDGPQIRAALRDAGVPLIDAPTLPEAVRLAAQRAHAGDAVLMSPACASFDMFRNYEHRAEVFREAVQALADEAGQALEGGLA, encoded by the coding sequence ATGAACCCGATCGACCGCGACCTCCATCCCGCCGCCGGCGTCCCCCTGGGCGCCGAAGCCGCGCCATGGCCCCGTCCCGCCGCCGTGGCGGAGGAGGCGCCTGCGCCAGCCGAGAGCCCGGCAGCCGACAGCCCTGTTGCAGAGGGTGCGACAGCCGAAGGCCCGGCCGGGGGAGATGCGCCCGCGCGCGCCATCGAAGCCGCCCTCACCGTCGACGCTCCGGCTGCCGTGGAGGCCGCCGGCACCCTGGAGCCGGCGGCAGAGACCGGCGCGCAGCCGGTGGCGCTGGCGGACGGAATCGACATGACCGCGCCGCGCGTTTCCGCGGCGCAGGAGGCCGCGGAGTTCGTGGCCCGCATCTTCGCGGACGTCCAGGCCGAGGCATCCCCGGCAGCCGATCCCGCCGATGCGCGCGAGGCTCCCGTGGGCGAGGCTGCCGGCGCACAGGTCCCGGCGGATGGAGAGGAGCCCGCTGAACCCCTCGGCCGTCCCGCGGACACGCTGCGCCCGCTGGCGGGCCGCCGCATCCTCATCCTGGGCCTGGGCGCTTCGGGACTGGCCATGGCACGCTGGTGCGTACGCTGCGGTGCCGGGGACGTGACCGTGGCCGATACCCGCGAGGCACCGCCGCAGCTGGCCGTGCTGCAATCCGAACTGCCCGGGGTGCGCTTCGTCGCGGGCGCGTTCGACGCGGCGCTGGTGCAGGGCCAAGGCCTGGATGCCGTCTACCGCTCGCCGGGCCTGGCGCCCGACACGGTGGCACCCGTGTTCGTCGCGGCCGCCGCCGAGGGCATCGCCACGGGCGGCGAACTCGGACTTTTCTCCATGGCGCTGGCTGCGCTCAAGGACTCCCATGGCTACGCGCCCGCGGTGCTGGCCGTCACCGGCACCAACGGCAAGACCACGGTGACCTCGCTCACCGGCCTGCTCGTCGAATGCGCGGGCCGCTCCGTGGCCGTGGCCGGCAACATCGGCCCGACCCTGCTCGACACGCTGGGCCGCCACCTGGACGCCGACACCCTGCCGCAGGCCTGGGTGCTGGAACTCTCCAGCTTCCAGCTCGAAGGCGCGGCCGGCTTCGAACCCACCGCTGCGACCGTGCTCAATGTCACGCAGGACCACCTCGACTGGCACGGCGACATGCAGGCCTATGCGCGCGCCAAGGCCCGGATCTTCGGCGAATCCGGCCTCATGGTGCTCAACCGCGAGGACGCCGCCGTGATGGGCATGCTGCCGCCGCCCGTGCGCTTGAAGCTGCAGAAGCCGCAATTGCGTGCCCATGTGACGTTCGGGGCGGACATGCCCCAGCGACCCGGGGACTTCGGCATCGAGACCGTCAACGGCATGGCCTGGCTGGTGCGCGCGCAGGAGTCCGACGAGACGGCGAAGCGCACGCGCAGCCACGCCGAAGAAGATTTGCACATCCAGCGCCTGATGCCGGCCGACGCGCTGCGCATCCGCGGCCGCCACAACGCCGTGAACGCGCTGGCCGCGCTGGCGCTCGCGCATGCGGCCGGCTGCCCGTTCGCGCCCATGCTCTATGCCCTGCGCGAGTACCGCGGCGAGCCGCACCGCGTGGAGCCCCTGGGCCGCGTGAACGAGGTGGAGTATTTCGACGACAGCAAGGGCACCAACGTGGGCGCCACGGTGGCCGCGCTGGGCGGCCTGGGCGCCGACCGCCGCGTCGTGGTGATCCTGGGCGGCGACGGCAAGGGCCAGGACTTCTCGCCGCTGGCCATGCCGGTGTCGCGCTACGTGCGCGCCGCGGTGCTCATCGGCCGCGACGGGCCGCAGATCCGCGCCGCCCTGCGGGATGCGGGCGTGCCGCTGATCGACGCGCCCACGCTGCCGGAGGCCGTGCGCCTGGCCGCGCAGCGGGCCCATGCGGGCGATGCGGTGCTGATGTCGCCCGCCTGCGCGAGCTTCGACATGTTCCGCAACTACGAACACCGCGCCGAGGTGTTCCGCGAGGCCGTGCAGGCGCTCGCGGACGAGGCCGGACAGGCGCTGGAAGGGGGGCTGGCATGA
- the murG gene encoding undecaprenyldiphospho-muramoylpentapeptide beta-N-acetylglucosaminyltransferase: MSPPKTALVMAGGTGGHIFPGLAVAEELRARGWNVHWLGTPGSMESRIVPPQGFAFEPIDFSGVRGKGLATLALLPLRLLRAFWQALAVVRRVQPDVVVGLGGYVTFPGGMMAVLCGKPLVVHEQNSVAGLVNKVLAGVADRVFTAFPGALRKGAWVGNPLRTAFTRQADPQARFAGRSGPLRLLVVGGSLGAKALNDIVPQALALLPAERRPVVTHQSGATQIDALRANYAAAGVEATLTPFIDDTATAFAEADLIVCRAGASTVTEIAAVGAAAVFVPFPHAVDDHQTANARFLADAGGGWLVQQRDLSAEALAQLLQNTEREALLERALKAKTMQKIHATREVVNACEELTA; this comes from the coding sequence ATGAGCCCCCCCAAAACCGCCCTCGTGATGGCCGGCGGCACCGGCGGCCACATCTTCCCCGGCCTGGCCGTGGCCGAGGAACTGCGCGCGCGCGGCTGGAACGTGCACTGGCTGGGCACGCCCGGCAGCATGGAGTCCCGCATCGTGCCGCCGCAGGGCTTCGCCTTCGAGCCGATCGATTTCTCGGGCGTGCGCGGCAAGGGCCTGGCCACGCTGGCGCTGCTGCCGCTGCGTTTGCTGCGCGCGTTCTGGCAGGCGCTCGCGGTGGTGCGGCGCGTGCAGCCCGACGTGGTCGTGGGGCTGGGCGGCTACGTCACCTTCCCCGGCGGCATGATGGCCGTGCTCTGCGGCAAGCCGCTCGTGGTGCACGAGCAGAATTCCGTCGCCGGCCTGGTCAACAAGGTGCTGGCCGGCGTGGCCGACCGGGTCTTCACCGCCTTCCCCGGTGCGCTGCGCAAGGGCGCGTGGGTGGGCAACCCGCTGCGCACCGCGTTCACGCGCCAGGCCGATCCGCAGGCGCGCTTCGCGGGCCGCAGCGGCCCGCTGCGCCTGCTGGTCGTGGGCGGCAGCCTGGGCGCGAAGGCGCTCAACGACATCGTGCCGCAGGCGCTGGCCCTCCTTCCCGCGGAGCGTCGCCCGGTGGTCACCCACCAGAGCGGCGCCACCCAGATCGATGCGCTGCGCGCGAACTACGCCGCCGCGGGCGTCGAGGCCACGCTCACCCCCTTCATCGACGACACCGCCACCGCGTTCGCCGAGGCCGACCTCATCGTCTGCCGCGCGGGCGCGAGCACGGTGACCGAGATCGCCGCCGTGGGCGCGGCGGCCGTCTTCGTGCCCTTCCCGCACGCGGTGGACGACCACCAGACGGCCAACGCCCGCTTCCTCGCCGACGCCGGCGGCGGATGGCTCGTGCAGCAGCGCGACCTCTCTGCCGAAGCGTTGGCGCAATTGCTACAAAATACGGAGCGCGAAGCGCTGTTGGAGCGCGCGCTGAAAGCCAAGACGATGCAGAAGATCCACGCCACCCGCGAGGTGGTGAACGCGTGCGAGGAATTGACCGCATGA
- the murC gene encoding UDP-N-acetylmuramate--L-alanine ligase, protein MKHAIRHIHFVGLGGAGMCGIAEVLFNLGYEISGSDLADSATLRRLAALGIATHVGHAAAHIEGADAVVTSTAVQADNPEVLAARERKIPVVPRALMLAELMRLKRGIAIAGTHGKTTTTSLVTSVLAEAGLDPTFVIGGRLNSAGANAKLGQGEYIVVEADESDASFLNLLPVMAVVTNIDADHMETYGHDFGRLKSAFVDFLHRMPFYGTAILCTDNPAIREILPDVTCPVTSYGFSEDAQVRAVDVRADAGRMRFRVQRRNGVTLPDLDVVLNLAGEHNVLNALSAIAVAVELNIPDEALLRALAQFKGVGRRFQRYGELPAQGGGTFTLIEDYGHHPVEMTATLAAARGAFPGRRLVLAFQPHRYSRTRDCFEDFVKVMGSADAVLLTEVYAAGEAPIVAADGRSLARAVRVAGQVEPVFVDDIGELPRRIADNARGGDVVLCMGAGSIGAVPAKVVEMLRAEAPAVQEGR, encoded by the coding sequence ATGAAGCACGCCATCCGCCACATCCATTTCGTGGGCCTCGGAGGCGCCGGCATGTGCGGCATCGCCGAAGTGCTGTTCAACCTGGGCTACGAGATCTCGGGCTCGGACCTGGCCGACAGCGCCACGCTGCGCCGCCTGGCCGCGCTGGGCATCGCCACCCACGTGGGCCATGCGGCAGCGCACATCGAGGGCGCCGACGCGGTGGTCACCTCCACCGCCGTGCAGGCCGACAACCCCGAAGTGCTGGCCGCGCGCGAGCGCAAGATCCCCGTGGTGCCGCGCGCCCTGATGCTGGCGGAGCTGATGCGCCTCAAGCGCGGCATCGCGATCGCCGGCACGCACGGCAAGACCACCACCACCAGCCTCGTGACCAGCGTGCTCGCGGAAGCCGGGCTGGACCCGACCTTCGTGATCGGCGGGCGCCTCAACAGCGCGGGCGCGAATGCCAAGCTGGGGCAAGGCGAGTACATCGTGGTCGAGGCCGACGAATCCGATGCATCGTTCCTCAACCTGCTGCCCGTGATGGCGGTGGTGACGAACATCGACGCCGACCACATGGAGACCTACGGCCACGATTTCGGCCGGCTGAAGTCGGCCTTCGTGGACTTCCTGCACCGCATGCCGTTCTACGGCACGGCCATCCTCTGCACCGACAACCCGGCCATCCGCGAGATCCTGCCCGACGTCACCTGCCCGGTCACGAGCTATGGCTTCTCCGAGGATGCGCAGGTGCGCGCGGTGGACGTGCGGGCCGATGCGGGCCGCATGCGCTTCCGGGTGCAGCGCCGCAACGGCGTCACGCTGCCCGACCTCGACGTGGTGCTGAACCTCGCGGGTGAGCACAACGTGCTCAACGCGCTGTCGGCGATCGCCGTGGCGGTGGAGCTGAACATCCCCGACGAGGCGCTGCTGCGCGCGCTCGCGCAGTTCAAGGGCGTGGGCCGGCGCTTCCAGCGCTACGGCGAACTGCCCGCGCAGGGCGGCGGCACTTTCACCCTGATCGAGGACTACGGCCACCATCCCGTGGAAATGACGGCCACGCTCGCCGCGGCGCGCGGCGCGTTCCCGGGCCGCCGTCTCGTGCTGGCCTTCCAGCCGCACCGCTACAGCCGCACGCGCGACTGCTTCGAGGACTTCGTGAAGGTGATGGGCAGCGCCGACGCCGTGCTGCTCACCGAGGTCTATGCGGCCGGCGAGGCGCCCATCGTGGCCGCCGACGGCCGCTCGCTCGCCCGGGCGGTGCGCGTGGCAGGGCAGGTGGAGCCGGTCTTCGTGGACGACATCGGAGAGCTGCCGCGGCGCATCGCGGACAACGCGCGCGGCGGCGACGTGGTGCTGTGCATGGGGGCCGGCTCGATCGGCGCCGTGCCCGCGAAGGTGGTGGAGATGCTGCGGGCCGAGGCGCCGGCGGTGCAGGAAGGACGGTGA